One window of the Nicotiana tabacum cultivar K326 chromosome 4, ASM71507v2, whole genome shotgun sequence genome contains the following:
- the LOC107779649 gene encoding plastid division protein CDP1, chloroplastic isoform X2: MTAVFHQVPSALHFCYIENDLDKVCLYNAAVDVPIRSKSDKKWGKFRARVTVSRYGSRKRVIRRWKLYAIDTRILENSPVDRSNANAQTPTAPSIEIPVTCYQILGISDRAEKDEIVKAVMHLKNAEIEDGYTMDAVVSRQNLLVDVRDKLLFEPEYAGSIKEKVPPRSSLRISWAWLPSALCLLQEVGEEKLVLNIGQKALQHPDSKPYVHDILLSMALAECAIAKVGFEKNKISQGFEALARAQCLLRSKVSLGKMTLLSQIEESLEELAPACTLELLGMPRTPENAERRLGAIAALRELLRQGLDVEASCQVQDWQCFLNQALNKLMASEIVELLQWHNLALTRKNKKSIESQNQRVVIDFNCFYMVLLAHIALGFSSKQIDLINKSKIICECLIASEGVDLKFEEAFLLFLLGQGDEAAATEKLRQLELNSDPVSRKLASVKEKDASTVSKSLETWVKDAVLGLFPDTRDCSPSLVNFFRGEKRPFASSENRRGLHTTSHISHRTIAPAIPRDQRALDEPLSYGDTSRHLGSAVQQLAPHNLQAHLTVDKVNVGNAAGMPSVQLKRNLGAGRKVWEIWLGLNGIVEKIIFVVSVGCVIFVSLRLMNTQLWRMKNGSAWWPNSPRMTSSHSWTMDFPQDPSYRRASNKRSGIIGKLRKMFPKFIRQIGRHPQASGLQNSFDAAGLSPSTTAAYKTPMPIEEAETLVKKWQTIKAEALGPDHNIDGLFDVLDEPMLVQWQGLSEAAKTTSCFWRFVLLQLSVLRAEILTDGTGQEMAEIEAVLEEAAELVDESQLKNPNYYSTYKIRYVLKRQDDGSWRFSEGDILTES; encoded by the exons atgACGGCAGTATTTCATCAAGTGCCAAGTGCACTTCACTTTTGCTACATTGAGAATGACCTAGACAAAGTGTGTTTGTACAATGCTGCTGTAGATGTGCCAATCAGAAGCAAAAGCGATAAGAAATGGGGGAAATTCAGAGCTAGGGTTACGGTTAGCCGGTACGGTTCCAGGAAGAGAGTTATTCGTCGGTGGAAATTGTATGCCATTGATACTCGCATTCTGGAAAACAGCCCGGTGGACAGGAGTAATGCTAATGCTCAGACTCCAACAGCTCCGTCAATCGAAATCCCAGTCACTTGTTACCAG ATCCTCGGTATCTCAGATCGAGCTGAGAAGGATGAAATTGTCAAGGCGGTAATGCATCTGAAGAATGCTGAGATCGAAGATGGTTATACCATGGATGCTGTTGTTTCCCGCCAG AATCTTTTAGTGGATGTAAGGGATAAGCTGTTGTTTGAGCCAGAATATGCTGGAAGTATAAAAGAAAAGGTTCCACCAAGGTCTTCTCTTAGAATATCATGGGCTTGGTTACCTAGCGctctttgtcttcttcaagag GTCGGGGAAGAGAAGCTTGTGCTAAATATTGGGCAAAAAGCTCTTCAACATCCAGACTCTAAGCCTTATGTTCATGATATACTTTTGTCCATGGCACTTGCTGAG TGTGCCATTGCAAAAGTTGGATTTGAGAAGAACAAAATTTCACAAGGGTTTGAAGCTCTTGCTCGTGCCCAGTGTCTTCTAAGGAGCAAAGTTTCTCTAGGGAAGATGACATTGTTATCTCAG ATAGAAGAATCTTTGGAAGAACTTGCCCCTGCCTGTACCTTGGAGTTATTAGGCATGCCACGTACACCTGAAAATGCGGAACGGAGGTTAGGGGCCATTGCAGCATTACGCGAATTGCTCAGACAGGGCCTTGATGTAGAAGCTTCCTGCCAAGTTCAGGATTGGCAATGCTTCTTGAATCAAGCACTCAACAAGCTGATGGCTTCGGAGATTGTTGAACTCCTTCAATGGCACAATTTAGCTCTCACAAGGAAGAACAAAAAGTCCATTGAGTCACAAAACCAAAGAGTTGTAATTGATTTCAACTGTTTCTACATGGTTTTATTAGCTCATATTGCACTAGGATTTTCCAGCAAGCAGATTGACCTG ATTAACAAATCCAAAATAATTTGTGAGTGTTTGATTGCTTCAGAAGGAGTTGATTTGAAATTTGAGGAAGCCTTCTTGTTGTTCCTTCTTGGGCAG GGTGATGAGGCTGCAGCAACTGAAAAGCTTCGTCAGCTTGAGCTGAATTCAGATCCAGTTTCACGTAAATTAGCATCAGTCAAAGAAAAAGATGCTTCTACTGTATCAAAATCGCTG GAAACCTGGGTGAAGGATGCTGTGCTTGGCTTGTTCCCGGATACGCGGGATTGTTCTCCGTCACTA GTAAATTTCTTTCGCGGTGAAAAACGACCTTTTGCGAGCAGCGAAAACAGAAGAGGTTTGCATACCACATCTCATATTAGTCATAGAACAATTGCACCTGCTATTCCACGGGACCAGAGAGCTTTAGATGAACCACTTTCATATGGTGATACTTCACGACATCTCGGGTCAGCTGTACAGCAGTTAGCTCCACATAATTTACAAGCTCATTTAACCGTGGACAAGGTCAATGTGGGTAATGCTGCTGGGATGCCATCTGTTCAGCTGAAAAGAAATTTGGGTGCTGGACGTAAGGTTTGGGAAATTTGGTTGGGCCTGAATGGCATAGTTGAGAAGATAATATTTGTGGTGTCAGTTGGATGCGTCATATTTGTTTCCCTCAGGCTAATGAACACACAGTTGTGGAGAATGAAAAATGGATCTGCGTGGTGGCCAAACTCACCGAGGATGACAAGCTCCCATTCCTGGACAATGGATTTTCCTCAAGATCCTAGTTATAGGCGTGCAAGTAATAAGAGAAGTGGCATCATTGGTAAGTTGAGGAAGATGTTTCCAAAGTTCATAAGGCAGATAGGGCGGCACCCACAAGCTTCTGGTCTGCAAAATTCTTTCGATGCTGCTGGTTTATCACCTTCCACAACAGCAGCTTACAAGACGCCAATGCCTATAGAAGAAGCTGAGACCCTTGTTAAGAAATGGCAAACCATTAAGGCAGAAGCACTAGGACCTGACCATAATATTGATGGTCTCTTTGATGTTCTTGATGAACCAATGCTTGTTCAG TGGCAAGGCTTGTCTGAAGCGGCAAAAACTACGTCGTGTTTCTGGAGATTTGTTTTGCTTCAACTGTCAGTTTTACGAGCAGAGATTTTGACTGATGGGACTGGTCAGGAGATGGCAGAAATAGAGGCTGTCCTGGAGGAAGCAGCTGAACTTGTGGATGAATCACAGCTTAAGAACCCAAATTATTACAG
- the LOC107779649 gene encoding plastid division protein CDP1, chloroplastic isoform X1: protein MTAVFHQVPSALHFCYIENDLDKVCLYNAAVDVPIRSKSDKKWGKFRARVTVSRYGSRKRVIRRWKLYAIDTRILENSPVDRSNANAQTPTAPSIEIPVTCYQILGISDRAEKDEIVKAVMHLKNAEIEDGYTMDAVVSRQNLLVDVRDKLLFEPEYAGSIKEKVPPRSSLRISWAWLPSALCLLQEVGEEKLVLNIGQKALQHPDSKPYVHDILLSMALAECAIAKVGFEKNKISQGFEALARAQCLLRSKVSLGKMTLLSQIEESLEELAPACTLELLGMPRTPENAERRLGAIAALRELLRQGLDVEASCQVQDWQCFLNQALNKLMASEIVELLQWHNLALTRKNKKSIESQNQRVVIDFNCFYMVLLAHIALGFSSKQIDLINKSKIICECLIASEGVDLKFEEAFLLFLLGQGDEAAATEKLRQLELNSDPVSRKLASVKEKDASTVSKSLETWVKDAVLGLFPDTRDCSPSLQVNFFRGEKRPFASSENRRGLHTTSHISHRTIAPAIPRDQRALDEPLSYGDTSRHLGSAVQQLAPHNLQAHLTVDKVNVGNAAGMPSVQLKRNLGAGRKVWEIWLGLNGIVEKIIFVVSVGCVIFVSLRLMNTQLWRMKNGSAWWPNSPRMTSSHSWTMDFPQDPSYRRASNKRSGIIGKLRKMFPKFIRQIGRHPQASGLQNSFDAAGLSPSTTAAYKTPMPIEEAETLVKKWQTIKAEALGPDHNIDGLFDVLDEPMLVQWQGLSEAAKTTSCFWRFVLLQLSVLRAEILTDGTGQEMAEIEAVLEEAAELVDESQLKNPNYYSTYKIRYVLKRQDDGSWRFSEGDILTES from the exons atgACGGCAGTATTTCATCAAGTGCCAAGTGCACTTCACTTTTGCTACATTGAGAATGACCTAGACAAAGTGTGTTTGTACAATGCTGCTGTAGATGTGCCAATCAGAAGCAAAAGCGATAAGAAATGGGGGAAATTCAGAGCTAGGGTTACGGTTAGCCGGTACGGTTCCAGGAAGAGAGTTATTCGTCGGTGGAAATTGTATGCCATTGATACTCGCATTCTGGAAAACAGCCCGGTGGACAGGAGTAATGCTAATGCTCAGACTCCAACAGCTCCGTCAATCGAAATCCCAGTCACTTGTTACCAG ATCCTCGGTATCTCAGATCGAGCTGAGAAGGATGAAATTGTCAAGGCGGTAATGCATCTGAAGAATGCTGAGATCGAAGATGGTTATACCATGGATGCTGTTGTTTCCCGCCAG AATCTTTTAGTGGATGTAAGGGATAAGCTGTTGTTTGAGCCAGAATATGCTGGAAGTATAAAAGAAAAGGTTCCACCAAGGTCTTCTCTTAGAATATCATGGGCTTGGTTACCTAGCGctctttgtcttcttcaagag GTCGGGGAAGAGAAGCTTGTGCTAAATATTGGGCAAAAAGCTCTTCAACATCCAGACTCTAAGCCTTATGTTCATGATATACTTTTGTCCATGGCACTTGCTGAG TGTGCCATTGCAAAAGTTGGATTTGAGAAGAACAAAATTTCACAAGGGTTTGAAGCTCTTGCTCGTGCCCAGTGTCTTCTAAGGAGCAAAGTTTCTCTAGGGAAGATGACATTGTTATCTCAG ATAGAAGAATCTTTGGAAGAACTTGCCCCTGCCTGTACCTTGGAGTTATTAGGCATGCCACGTACACCTGAAAATGCGGAACGGAGGTTAGGGGCCATTGCAGCATTACGCGAATTGCTCAGACAGGGCCTTGATGTAGAAGCTTCCTGCCAAGTTCAGGATTGGCAATGCTTCTTGAATCAAGCACTCAACAAGCTGATGGCTTCGGAGATTGTTGAACTCCTTCAATGGCACAATTTAGCTCTCACAAGGAAGAACAAAAAGTCCATTGAGTCACAAAACCAAAGAGTTGTAATTGATTTCAACTGTTTCTACATGGTTTTATTAGCTCATATTGCACTAGGATTTTCCAGCAAGCAGATTGACCTG ATTAACAAATCCAAAATAATTTGTGAGTGTTTGATTGCTTCAGAAGGAGTTGATTTGAAATTTGAGGAAGCCTTCTTGTTGTTCCTTCTTGGGCAG GGTGATGAGGCTGCAGCAACTGAAAAGCTTCGTCAGCTTGAGCTGAATTCAGATCCAGTTTCACGTAAATTAGCATCAGTCAAAGAAAAAGATGCTTCTACTGTATCAAAATCGCTG GAAACCTGGGTGAAGGATGCTGTGCTTGGCTTGTTCCCGGATACGCGGGATTGTTCTCCGTCACTA CAGGTAAATTTCTTTCGCGGTGAAAAACGACCTTTTGCGAGCAGCGAAAACAGAAGAGGTTTGCATACCACATCTCATATTAGTCATAGAACAATTGCACCTGCTATTCCACGGGACCAGAGAGCTTTAGATGAACCACTTTCATATGGTGATACTTCACGACATCTCGGGTCAGCTGTACAGCAGTTAGCTCCACATAATTTACAAGCTCATTTAACCGTGGACAAGGTCAATGTGGGTAATGCTGCTGGGATGCCATCTGTTCAGCTGAAAAGAAATTTGGGTGCTGGACGTAAGGTTTGGGAAATTTGGTTGGGCCTGAATGGCATAGTTGAGAAGATAATATTTGTGGTGTCAGTTGGATGCGTCATATTTGTTTCCCTCAGGCTAATGAACACACAGTTGTGGAGAATGAAAAATGGATCTGCGTGGTGGCCAAACTCACCGAGGATGACAAGCTCCCATTCCTGGACAATGGATTTTCCTCAAGATCCTAGTTATAGGCGTGCAAGTAATAAGAGAAGTGGCATCATTGGTAAGTTGAGGAAGATGTTTCCAAAGTTCATAAGGCAGATAGGGCGGCACCCACAAGCTTCTGGTCTGCAAAATTCTTTCGATGCTGCTGGTTTATCACCTTCCACAACAGCAGCTTACAAGACGCCAATGCCTATAGAAGAAGCTGAGACCCTTGTTAAGAAATGGCAAACCATTAAGGCAGAAGCACTAGGACCTGACCATAATATTGATGGTCTCTTTGATGTTCTTGATGAACCAATGCTTGTTCAG TGGCAAGGCTTGTCTGAAGCGGCAAAAACTACGTCGTGTTTCTGGAGATTTGTTTTGCTTCAACTGTCAGTTTTACGAGCAGAGATTTTGACTGATGGGACTGGTCAGGAGATGGCAGAAATAGAGGCTGTCCTGGAGGAAGCAGCTGAACTTGTGGATGAATCACAGCTTAAGAACCCAAATTATTACAG